Within the Blastopirellula marina genome, the region GTGAAGCCAAAGGTCCCGACACGGCACCGCTGTTCTCGGAAGAAGCATTTGCGGAACTCGCCGAGAATCGCAGCCAGATAAGCGTCCAGGAAGTGCCGACGGTCCTGACGACCGAACAAGCCAAGCCGGCCGACCAGTTCGTTGCGAACCCCGTGCTCGAAAAGCAGCCTGACTCGCTTCCGGTGATCCCCGTTTCTGCCAACACCCCGGCTACCAATCCGGGCAGTCGCTTCTCGGCGGATGCCGCTACCCAAACCGTCAGCACGCCGGCCCCTGAAGCGGAAGCCCCAGCACCCCAAGACATCACGCCACAGGCCCTTTCCTTTGAAGATGCCTGGGCCGAAATCGAAGCATCGGAAGCCGGATTCACCTGGGCTACCGCACTCGCTCAGATTCAACGCCTGGCCTATCGCGAAGATCTCACCGATCCTCAGCGCGAACAAGTCCTGGCCAAAGGAAACGAACTCGCCAAGACCGTGATCTTCGCTCCCAACAAGCATCTGGCCAAGCCAGCGTTGACCTTTCGCCCAGGCATGAGCCTGGAAGAAGTTTCCCAAGAGCACAACATCCCCGAAAGCTTCCTGCGATCGATCAACCAGTGGGCCGACGACTACAACCCAACGCCTGGGGACTCGATCAAAGTGCTCGAAGGCCCCATCACCCTGCATGTTGACTTGCCTTCGAAATCGATTCGCGTGGCTGTCGGCCAGCTTTACGCCGGACACATGGCCATCGGACAGCATTCGATCACCATTCCTGAAAACGCCAAGCTGAACGCTGAAACCATCGAAGGTGTCACCAAGCTCTCGCTCGGCGAGGTTGCCGTCGTGATCGATACCGAAAACCAGGTCCCGGCCGCCAACTCGCTGTTGGTGACGGCTGAAGACTGGAAGCTGCTGCAATCGATCGCCAGCGACTCGGTTGAAGTGACCTGGACCGCGCTCCCCGCGCCGCCCGCCCCACAGGTCGCGGCTACCGAACCGGTCAAGCGAGAAGTGAAGTCGCAATTCGCCTCCGAGAAGATGCAGCATCCCGTCGACGCGTTGAAGATGGAGATCTTCACCCCATCAGCTACCGTCATCCAAGGTAAGCCCGTCCAATACGGCATCGAGATCACCAACCTGAGCGACAAGCCGAGCGACCTGGTTCAGGCCGTAGTCAACATGTCGGAAGGGATCGAGCCAATCCAAGTCGAAGGGCACACCGGACGCATCGCCCCGGGGCAAGCGTTGTTCGATCCATTGACCATCGAAGCCGGCCAAAGCGTTCGCTTGACGGTCACGGTCGAGACCAAAGAAGCAGGCCAGTTCCTGATTCGCCCCGAGCTGCAATGCAGCCGGCCAGCGACACGCTACGCATCGGAAGTTCAACTGCGCGTCGCGGCAGCAGAATCGATTTCGGCGGAAACCGAGCAGACGCCTCCCGAGCCAGCTCAGCCCAAAGAATCGGTCGCGGAAGTCCCCCAAAACCCCGCGAAAGAGATTCGCTAGAACGGCAAGTCGGTTCCCAATCCCGGCACTTCCGCTGCGCGCTGCAGAAACTTCGTTCCCAGCGCCACGTCCTGAACGGCCAGGCCCACCGTCTTATACACCACAATGCTGTCGGCATTGTTTCTGCCGATGACCGTCCCGGCGATTACGTCCGAGAGCGAAACGGCAGCGTCCCAGTCGAAGTAGCCTTCTTCCTGAGCCAGCAGGTAATCGCCAGCCTCTCCCTGACAGGCCTCGATCGAGTCGCACACCCAGTTGTCGGCGCGGCGGATCGTGACGACATCCACCTCTCGCTTGTAGGCCCAGTTGCCCCCCATCGCGCACACCAAAGCCCCTTCGGCCAACTGGTTGCCATCGAAGACGGGATGCTTGCTGGTGGTGGCGGTGATGACCAGCGGTAGATCTTCCACCGCATCGCGTGGGTCATGCACCGGTACGATTTCGATTTTGCACTTTTCCGACATGCGATCGGCGAACGACTCGCGTTTCTCTTGATCGCGCGAGTAGACGAAGGCCTGCGTCAGGGGAAACTCGGTCGCCATCGCTTCCAACTGCGACTCGGCCTGCCAACCGGTACCGAACAGGCCCAGCTGCGTTACCGGCTTCCTGGCCAGATAACGAGCCCCGACCGCGGATGAAGCGGCGGTGCGCATCTGGCCGAGTTTGTCGGCCTCGAGCAGTGCGATCATCTGACCACTGTCGATATCGTAGATACCGACCATGAACTTCGCCCCGATCCGCGTGGTGGTGTACATCTTCCACCCGGCGGTCCCCAGGTATTCAGCCGCCGCGTGCATACCATGCAGGACGAAACCTGGGGCGCGTGCGCGATGCCGCGGAATGTTTTCGGCTCCACCGGTACCGAGTTGTCGAAAACTTTCGTCAACCACTTCAATGGCCGTGGCCATGTCGAGCAGTTGGCTTACCTCCTGCTCGCGGTAAAATCGGCACGTCATGTCGCCACCTCATTTCAAACGAGATCAGTCGCCGAGGCTCCCCAGCTTCTTGAAGTCCGCTTTCAGCGACCGATACAGATCTTGATACACCGGGAACGCCTTATCGTAGTATTTCTTCGCCGCGCGATCAGGCGTCGTTTCCGCCACTTCGCTGATCGTCGCCGCACAGGCCTCTTGAATGTTCTTATAAGCACCGGCACCGGTCGCCGCCAACAAGGCGACACCAAACGCAGGCCCTTGCTCTGCATTCAGCTTAACAACCTTTTTGCCAAATACATCGGCCTGCATCTGTCGCCAGAACGCACTCTTGGCACCACCACCACCGGCGCGGACCTGGCGAACAGGGATCTTCATCTGGTCCAGCACTTCCAGGCTTTCGCGAAGCGAGTAAGTCACCCCTTCCATGATGGCCCTGACGAGGTGCGCTCGCTCGTGCTTCAGCGTGATCCCGATAAAGCATCCGCGGGCATCCGGATCGGCATGTGGCGTCCGCTCGCCGGCCAGGTACGGTAGAATCATCAATCCTTCGCTGCCGGCAGGAATCGCTTCAGCTTCCTTCATCAGCGCCGAGTAAGGATCGCTCTTGCCGCGTGGCCCGCGCATCTCGGCACATAACTTCTGCACGAACCATTCCAGTGTTCCGGCGGCACATAGCGTGACCCCCATCATGTGCCATTTGCCACGAACGGCATGGCAGAACGTATGCAAACGTCCTTCCGGATCGGCGGCCATTTCGTCGCTATGCACGAACATTACGCCGCTGGTTCCCAGGCTGCTGGCCAGGATCCCCTTCTTGACCACGCCGTTGCCCAGCGCGTTGGCCGCACAGTCCCCTGCCCCGCCAACCACCACGCAATCGGTTGTCAGCCCCAACTGCCTGGCAGCCTCTTTGGTCAGGTTGCCGGTCACGTCTTCCGATTCGTAAACCTTGCCCAACAGATCGGGGTCGAGTTCCAACTTAGAGAGCAGTTCGGTCGACCAGGCCCGCTTCGAGACATCCAAAAGCAGCATGCCGCTGGCATCGCTCACCTCGGTGGCGTACTCGCCGGTCAAGCGGCGGCGGATCTCGTCTTTGGGCAGCAGCACTTTCTTGAGACGGTCGAAGTTCTTGGGCTCGTTGTTCCGCAGCCAGAGCACCTTGGGAGCGGTGAAGCCGGTCAGAGCCGGGTTGGCCACCATCTTGATCAGCTTCTTACGACCGCCGGCGCGGGATTCGATTTCCGCGCACTCGGCTGCCGTGCGCTGATCGTTCCACAGCAGGGCTGGGCGAATGACCTGGTCGTTCTTATCGAGAAAGACCGATCCGTGCATCTGCCCCGAAAGACCAATCGCTTTGACATCTTCAGGCTTGGCTTTTGCTAGCTGGACGACCTTCTTGACCGTTTTGACCGTTGCTTTCCACCACAGTTCGGGGTCTTGCTCGCTCCAGAGGGGTTTGGGATGCGATGCCGGGTAGCTAGCAGAGGCATCGGCCAAGATCGATCCATCTTCCGCCATGGCGATAGTTTTGGTGCCGGAAGTACCAATATCGATTCCCAGGTAGATATTCACAGGGGCAAATCCTCAGGAGAGCGTTGATGTCAGGGGGGGTTAATCAGAGAACTAGGACGAGTAGAAGGTCTTATTCTGCCCTATTTTCAGAGCAGAACCAAGCGTGCGGGGGTGTTCGCCGGCCCAGGTTGTTAACTTCTTACAGTTATTGTGATTGCAGTCCGATACTGCGGATCTTACCGTCGCCCATTACTTGACTCATATCGCTATTCCACATCGCCGATGAAACAGGTACTCTCTCGTCGTCTGGGAGATGCGATTTCATCAACATTTATTGATGTTGCACCTCCTTTTTCCAGACAACGAGGTGGCCAGCTGCAAGAAATCACCAGCACTGCTATCTCATGAAAAAGGCGAACGACGCAGGCTGTCGTTCTTGGTAACGCGACTTCATGCTCAATCCACCACCACGTATCGTCCTCGATCTCGAGAAGTCTCGGAACTGTTGTTCCGGGCTGGGGCAATTTGCCCGCAATCTCGGACATGCGTTGACCACGGAAATGTGCAACCGCGGCCTGCGACCAATCCCCTTCGTCACCGCGGCCCAAATGAATGATTTCGGGACGCCGGATGTCTTGGAAGCGAAGCCTTGGCGAAAAGAGATCTTCCAACGTTGGTATCGCTGGACGCAGATAGGGCGTGCGCCCGAATACGCTCTGTGGCATGCCACGCATCAGCAAGCCAAGTACCTTCCATTGAATCCCAAGACCCGCGTCTTGCTGACGATTCACGATCTGAACTACCTACGCGAGAAAAAGGGCCCGAAAATCGAGCGTGAGCATCGTCGTATCGCTCGCTTGATTCGACGCGCCGATGCTGTCACGGTCATCTCGAAGTTTGTCGCCGGTGAAGTGAAGTCTTATTTCGACCTGCAAGGCAAGCCACTGCAGGTCATCTATAACGGCCGGCCCGATGTATCGAAGCTGCCCGCCGAGCAGCCGGCATGGATCAACGCCAGCCGTCCGTACTTGTTCAGCATCGGGATCATCGACCGGAAAAAGAACTTCCACGTCCTGCTCGACCTCATTCAGCAATTACCCAATCATCAGTTGGTCATCGCCGGACAGAACGATTCCGAATACGCCGCTGAAATGCGACGCACGATCGAGCGGCTACAACTCTCGGATCGCGTGATGCTTCCGGGACCTATCAGTGACCAGCAGCGTCAGTGGCTGTACGAGAACTGCGAGTCATTTGTCTTCCCTTCACTGACCGAAGGTTTCGGCCTGCCGCCGATTGAAGCGATGACGGTCGGCAAGCCTGTGTTCCTGGCGCGGCGTACGAGCCTGCCAGAGATCGGCGGCCAGCGAGCGTTCTACTGGGACGACTTCAACACTCAGCACATGCTCGACGTCTATCATCGCGGCATGACAACGTATAACGCGTCGCCTGAGTACGCCAGCCTGCTTCAGCAAGCGGCTTCGCGCTTCTGCTGGCACGACGCCGCGCGACAATATGTCGACCTTTACCGAAATATTCTGCAACTACGCGAAGTGGAAGCTTTCCACCCTTCGCTCGTAGCAGCCTAAGTCTAGTGGCCCCTAATCCAAGCGCAGTGCCGCTTGGGCCATCCTTAGCACACCATTTTTGGGGGATTTTTCTTGACG harbors:
- a CDS encoding ornithine cyclodeaminase family protein; amino-acid sequence: MTCRFYREQEVSQLLDMATAIEVVDESFRQLGTGGAENIPRHRARAPGFVLHGMHAAAEYLGTAGWKMYTTTRIGAKFMVGIYDIDSGQMIALLEADKLGQMRTAASSAVGARYLARKPVTQLGLFGTGWQAESQLEAMATEFPLTQAFVYSRDQEKRESFADRMSEKCKIEIVPVHDPRDAVEDLPLVITATTSKHPVFDGNQLAEGALVCAMGGNWAYKREVDVVTIRRADNWVCDSIEACQGEAGDYLLAQEEGYFDWDAAVSLSDVIAGTVIGRNNADSIVVYKTVGLAVQDVALGTKFLQRAAEVPGLGTDLPF
- the xylB gene encoding xylulokinase, whose translation is MNIYLGIDIGTSGTKTIAMAEDGSILADASASYPASHPKPLWSEQDPELWWKATVKTVKKVVQLAKAKPEDVKAIGLSGQMHGSVFLDKNDQVIRPALLWNDQRTAAECAEIESRAGGRKKLIKMVANPALTGFTAPKVLWLRNNEPKNFDRLKKVLLPKDEIRRRLTGEYATEVSDASGMLLLDVSKRAWSTELLSKLELDPDLLGKVYESEDVTGNLTKEAARQLGLTTDCVVVGGAGDCAANALGNGVVKKGILASSLGTSGVMFVHSDEMAADPEGRLHTFCHAVRGKWHMMGVTLCAAGTLEWFVQKLCAEMRGPRGKSDPYSALMKEAEAIPAGSEGLMILPYLAGERTPHADPDARGCFIGITLKHERAHLVRAIMEGVTYSLRESLEVLDQMKIPVRQVRAGGGGAKSAFWRQMQADVFGKKVVKLNAEQGPAFGVALLAATGAGAYKNIQEACAATISEVAETTPDRAAKKYYDKAFPVYQDLYRSLKADFKKLGSLGD
- a CDS encoding glycosyltransferase family 4 protein, with translation MLNPPPRIVLDLEKSRNCCSGLGQFARNLGHALTTEMCNRGLRPIPFVTAAQMNDFGTPDVLEAKPWRKEIFQRWYRWTQIGRAPEYALWHATHQQAKYLPLNPKTRVLLTIHDLNYLREKKGPKIEREHRRIARLIRRADAVTVISKFVAGEVKSYFDLQGKPLQVIYNGRPDVSKLPAEQPAWINASRPYLFSIGIIDRKKNFHVLLDLIQQLPNHQLVIAGQNDSEYAAEMRRTIERLQLSDRVMLPGPISDQQRQWLYENCESFVFPSLTEGFGLPPIEAMTVGKPVFLARRTSLPEIGGQRAFYWDDFNTQHMLDVYHRGMTTYNASPEYASLLQQAASRFCWHDAARQYVDLYRNILQLREVEAFHPSLVAA